A DNA window from Impatiens glandulifera chromosome 7, dImpGla2.1, whole genome shotgun sequence contains the following coding sequences:
- the LOC124944851 gene encoding transcription factor bHLH137-like — protein MAAFSHNPQQQCIDSVFSDQNANFFLSHHQFYQLPISSSDLHLSFHQGIIPAPVSDTFTIVNEKSEEQMMNKQSTDSISSVVDYKAETSAIVGDQFTQNSFVSATSMPKKRKIYDRSSSSLSSAHSKVVREVMKGKKKQKKVSNDEENGNKVNNNKGEKKEEPSSKGYIHVRARRGQATDSHSLAERIRREKISEKMKQLQALVPGCDKVTGKALMLDEIINYLQSLQNQVEFLSMKLSSFNPMFYDFGNDLDAFMLLPNEGMTNFMPNAHHCENPTFSDSTSTCTFTIPNNNFPLSDPSSLLFQQALSQDNGQLLWDIDEQRQRLIGLSGFIANNNLGSFH, from the exons ATGGCAGCTTTTTCTCATAACCCACAACAACAATGCATTGATTCTGTTTTCTCAGATCAGAATGCTAATTTCTTTCTATCCCATCATCAATTTTATCAGTTACCAATTTCTTCTTCTGATCTTCATCTTTCTTTTCATCAGGGCATCATCCCTGCCCCTGTTTCTGATACATTCACCATTGTTAATGAAAAATCTGAAGAACAGATGATGAATAAACAGAGTACTGATTCGATATCATCTGTTGTTGATTATAAAGCTGAGACTAGTGCTATTGTTGGGGATCAGTTTACTCAGAATTCTTTTGTATCTGCAACTTCTATGCCTAAGAAGAGAAAAATTTATGATcggtcttcttcttcattgagcTCTGCACATTCAAAG GTTGTAAGAGAAGTTATGAAGGGTAAGAAGAAGCAAAAGAAAGTTAGTAATGATGAGGAAAATGGGAATaaggttaataataataagggtGAAAAGAAGGAAGAACCTTCATCAAAAGGCTATATTCATGTAAGAGCTAGAAGGGGCCAAGCTACAGATAGCCACAGTCTTGCAGAAAGG AttaggagagaaaaaattagTGAGAAAATGAAGCAATTGCAAGCTCTTGTTCCTGGTTGTGATAAG GTAACTGGGAAGGCCCTCATGTTggatgaaataataaattatttgcaGTCCCTACAGAACCAAGTAGag TTCCTATCCATGAAGCTCTCTTCATTCAATCCCATGTTCTATGACTTTGGAAATGACTTGGATGCTTTCATGCTTCTGCCTAATGAG GGAATGACCAACTTCATGCCGAATGCACATCATTGCGAAAACCCTACATTTAGCGATTCAACCAGCACTTGCACATTTACCATCCCGAATAATAATTTCCCTCTCTCGGATCCATCGTCTCTCCTATTCCAACAAGCTCTTTCTCAA GACAATGGACAGCTCTTGTGGGATATTGATGAACAAAGACAAAGACTTATTGGCCTGTCTGGCTTCATAGCCAACAACAACTTGGGTTCTTTCCATTAA